In Amphiura filiformis chromosome 2, Afil_fr2py, whole genome shotgun sequence, one DNA window encodes the following:
- the LOC140146870 gene encoding protein BANP-like: MSEPEMTVQVTTCDNEIMTITMTPTTNSATMGSDQEGVIATAALQMVEEEDIIDDNSYRTTLVSVNPDEPVVKRQRLETTGDNDDSIKGMLLAINRSLCARLDGIESKVKHLQNFCQDLDGKVKKINATLDSMGKNRSTPTKMPYTSRKPKATVVGLPPNVDAGDNTSEMPVIIDKKDTQDDSTPCALGSNVTLITLNCEDDFPHGSWLGDPNNIQCRVRCAITPTDLLHVMETSRTADKCALKLMDYLFDRDVQATSNLSGTGKHSKKQLDPLLIYGIRCHLVHKYGITDQDWHRIKLNIDSKCRTAFRRKQKGLPLKVKDFSARKSVSPGSIRVSIIRQRGGNQNVEQYSAANRKGYR; the protein is encoded by the exons ATGAGCGAACCTGAAATGACAGTGCAGGTAACGACATGTGACAATGAAATAATGACCATTACAATGACGCCAACAACGAACAGCGCCACCATGGGCAGCGATCAAGAAGGTGTTATAGCAACAGCGGCATTGCAGATGGTTGAAGAGGAGGACATTATAGATG ACAATTCTTACAGGACAACTTTGGTATCAGTGAATCCAGATGAACCTGTTGTAAAGAGACAACGATTAGAAACAACAGGAGATAATGATGACAGCATTAAG GGCATGCTGTTAGCCATCAACCGGTCCCTCTGTGCAAGACTTGATGGTATAGAAAGTAAGGTAAAGCATCTACAGAATTTCTGTCAGGATCTTGATGGCAAAGTGAAGAAGATAAATGCTACTCTAGATAGCATGGGGAAGAACAGGTCTACACCGACTAAAAT GCCATACACAAGTCGTAAACCCAAAGCTACTGTTGTTGGACTACCACCTAATGTTG ATGCTGGTGACAATACAAGTGAAATGCCTGTTATTATAGATAAGAAGGACACTCAAGATGACTCTACACCATGTGCACTGGGCTCTAATGTTACACTTATTACATTGAATTGTGAAG ATGACTTTCCACATGGGTCATGGCTGGGAGATCCCAACAACATACAGTGTCGAGTGCGATGTGCAATTACACCAAC AGATTTACTTCATGTCATGGAGACATCGCGCACCGCTGACAAATGCGCCCTCAAGCTGATGGATTATTTATTTGATCGTGATGTGCAGGCTACGTCAAATTTATCAGGAACAGGAAAACACAGCAAGAAACAACTTGACCCACTTCTAATCTATGGCATAAGAT GTCATTTGGTGCATAAATATGGTATCACAGACCAGGACTGGCACAGAATTAAACTGAATATTGACTCCAAGTGCAGAACAGCATTCCGCCGCAAACAGAAAGGGCTACCGTTGAAAGTCAAAGATTTCAGCGCTCGCAAATCTGTCAGCCCTGGAAGTATTAGAGTAAGTATAATAAGACAAAGAGGGGGAAACCAAAATGTAGAACAGTATTCTGCCGCAAACAGAAAGGGCTACCGTTGA